TTATCTAAAAAGTGAGACCGAATGGCAAACATTTCAAGAACAATTAAAAGAAGCTATTCTTGAAAAAAGACCAGAGTTAACTTATAAAAATTCTGGATTAGGATTTACCATAAGAAATGGTGTTGTAGAAGGCAAACTAGCTACCTACCCATATTTCAACACGACGACTAAAGCTAATTTTTTAGGTGAAGTTCTAGAAACATTAAATAGCCAAAACATTTCGGTATATAAACGTTTGGAAGACAATGAAATTGAGTTGAGATTAGAACCTGGTCGAAGTTTACTAAACCAAGTAGGAATAACTATGGCACGTGTAGCACATCGTAAAGTAGATGCACGCGGAAATCACCTTATTGGTTTAGAAATGAATATGTCTCAATTGAAAAGCTCAAGTGCAGATTTTTTACTAGATCCTTTTGTTAGTTATCACAATGAAGATGAAACACAACAACCTATTGAAGCTTACTTTACAGGCGCATATTGTTTGGAGCAAGATGTAATATTAAAAAGAAAAGTGGTTTTAAAACAATTGCCAAGTATTGGTGATGTGGTCATCTTTGTGAATACCGCTGGTTATATGATGCACTTTTACGAAACCGAAGCGCATTTATTTAAACAAGCCCAGAATGTTTCAATTGCTGAAAAGAAAGAATCTTATAATTTAAAAGATTTTAAAGCATAGCATACTAAATAGTACTACTATGACTATAGATGTAATTTTAAATATCATTTTAATTAGTACAATAACCATGACGGCTTTTAGTTATTTAATGACGCGTCTTTTAAAAGAGAATCTTGTAGAACCCTATTGGTTAAATGTCATCTTATTTAATAAAAAGCTTTTGTTAAGACCACTAGGATGGTTGGTACATTTCATTACAGGTATAGGCTTTTTTTATTTACTGTATCTTCTTAATTCTATATTCAATTTCGGGTTATTATTAAATGGACTAGCAATTGGTATCATAGAAGGATGCTTAGGTGTTTTTATGTGGTATATCGCTTTTAAATTTATTGAAAAACCTGACAATCTTAAACTTAGACTATATTATTATAATTTAATTGGCGCTCATATAGTTTTTAGTTACACTGGTTTAATTTGTCTGAATCAATTTTAAGATAACTTTAAAACTCTCTATAAATACTTTAACAATGTAAAAAGATGTCGTCTTTCATAATCTCGTAAATTTATTAATAAATACTAATCAATAGATTTTACTTATGAGCGATAAAGAAAATTTACAGCCAGATTCAAATAGTAAGACAGACCAATTATCATCTTACACAAAAGATTCTGAAGGAAAAAACTTAACCACTAACCAAGGTTTAAAAGTTAACGATACCAATAATTCTTTAAAAGCAGGAGAACGCGGTTCTACCCTTTTAGAGGATTTTTTATTACGTGAAAAAATAACAAGTTTTGATCACGAAAGAATACCAGAGCGCATAGTACACGCACGAGGAAGTGCTGCACATGGTCATTTTGAACTCTATAAAAGTATTGAGAAATATACCAAAGCAGGCCTTTTTACAGATACCTCTAAAAAAACGCCTGTATTTGTAAGATTTTCAACAGTTGCAGGTTCTAAGGGATCTCCAGATTTGGCAAGAGACGTTCGTGGTTTTGCAGTAAAGTTTTACACAGAAGAAGGTACTTGGGATTTGGTAGGTAATAACATGCCTATTTTCTTTATACAAGATGCTATGAAGTTTCCAGACTTAATACATTCTGTAAAGCCAGAACCAAATAATGAAATTCCGCAGGCAGCTTCTGCACACGATACGTTTTATGATTTTGTGTCTCACGCGCCTGAAACTTTGCATAACCATATTTGGGCAATGAGTGATAGAGCCATACCAAGAAGTTACCGAATGATGGAAGGTTTTGGTATACATACATTCAGATTTATTAATAAAGAAGGGAAATCTCACTTTGTAAAGTTTCATTGGAAACCTGTACTAGGTGTACATTCTGTAACTTGGGAAGAAGCAGTTAAAATTAATGGTGTAGATGCCGATTTTCACCGTCGTGATCTTTGGGAAGCTATTGAAGCAGGACAATATCCAGAATGGGAATTTGGTATACAAGTAGTTCCTGAGGAAGATGAACATAAATATGATTTTGACTTATTAGATCCTACCAAATTAATTCCAGAAGACATGGTTCCTGTTGAGATTGTTGGTAAGATGACATTAAACAGAAACCCTAGTAATTTCTTTGCTGAGACAGAGCAAGTTGCATTTTTACCTGGTCATATTATTCCTGGTCTAGATTTCACGAATGACCCATTATTACAAGGTCGTTTATTTTCTTACAGAGACACACAGCTTTCAAGGTTAGGAAGTCCTAACTTTCATCAAATACCAATTAACAGACCAGTAACGCCAGCACACAACAACCAACGCGATGGCCATATGCAAACTGAAATTCCGAAAGGACAAACTGCATATTTCCCTAATACTTTAGGTGGTGGTTGTCCGCATTTAGCCAAAATGGCCGAAGGTGGTTTTACGTCTTACGAAGAACGTATTGATGCCAAGAAAGTAAGAACACGAAGTGAAAGCTTTAGTGACCATTTCTCACAACCAGCATTATTTTATAGAAGTTTGGAAGAATGGGAAAAGAAACATGTAGCAAACGCCTACTCTTTTGAACTTGGTAAGTGTAACCAAAAGCATATTAAAGAACGTATGCTATGGCTAATAAATCAAATAGATGAAGACCTTGCTAATACTGTTTCAGAGAACTTAGGCTTATCTATTCCAGATGATATTGAACAGCCAATAAATCAATCAATTGGTGCAGATGCAGATGTTGAGAAGTTTCAACCTTCAGCCAAAAAAGTGTATCTAGAAAAAGACAAATCATTAAGTCAAGCTCATACAAAGTTTGATAGTATAGCAACGAGACAAATTGCTGTATTAGCTGCAAATGGCTTTTCTATGGATGACTTTAAAACATTTACAGATGCTTTAGAAGATGAAGGTGCTGTTTGCAAAATTATTGCTCCGCATGGTGGTACAATTAAATGTGACCAAGATATGGATCACGAGGTTGATGCAGCAATATCGACAACCGAAAGCGTTCTTTTTGATGCTATTTTTGTACCTGGCGGAAAAGACTCTGTTGATAAACTACTTAAAACTGGTAAATATTCTAAGTTTATAAGTGAAGCTTTTAAACATTGTAAAGCTATTGCAGTTTGCAATGAAGGTGAAGAATTACTTAAAAACAGTTATATAAAATCTTATGACGATGATAAAGCTGTTTTTGTAAATGGAAAACCTAAAAACTTTATTGATGCTATTGCCCAACATAGAAATTGGGACCGTATGGAAGCAGCATCAGATATTCCAGTATAAACGTTAATCAATAATTTAAACAAAAAAGGCTACCAGTTTGGTAGCCTTTTTTTATGTTATTTCTTAAGCTTTCGTTTACGTTTTTTCTTCAATTTATTTAACCAAATTATTGTTCCTGTTATTGGTAAACTTGTGGCAATAAGACAGGCAATAAAGTAAATGATTTTTGAAAATGTCCCAAATATCTGTCCCGTATGAATAGGTTTTATTAAAGATGCTATTTGCACATTTAAAGGTTTATCATTAAACCATTCTTCTTTTAAAACTGTTCCATCTACATCGATAATAAGTTTATCTGAAGTTACTGGAGACCAACCTGAAACCTTTCGTTTAGTAATGCTATAGGTGTCGGTTGCAGTTTTTGGTAAAGTGATTGTTGTTTTTCCTTCGTAATCAAAAATATCATTAGCTATACTTAATATATTCTCTACAGGAATTTGTTCATTCTCATTTGTTACTTGAGAGTTTATGGTTTGGCCGCCACCTCTGTTTCCAAAGACTTTAGCACCCAAAACAGCACTACCAGCATCTTTATACCATACAAAAGACCAACATAACCCTGTTAGGCACATGATTACCAAAAATATACATGCATAAAACCCTAAAGTATTATGCAAGTCGTGATTAATGCGTTTCCAGTTTGCTGAAAATTTAATCTTAAAACCAGGTTTAAAAGCTTTCCATTTCCATTTTTTAGGAAACCACAATATGACACCACTAATGGCCAAAAACAGAAAGATGATTGTTGCTACGCCAACAATTGGGCGCCCAATTTTAGTATCTAGTAGTAACCATCTGTGCATTTTAAACATCGTCATAAAAAACCCATCTAGATAAGATTTTTGTGCCTTCTCGTAGTTACCAGAATAGGGATCTACATAAAACGTGCTACCACGACGTTCTTTTGGTGATGTTTTAATATTAAATTCTAGAGGTTTGCTATTATCGTCTGGAACAGTTACTCTGTTTATACTGCCTTCCTGTGATAAATTGGTAAATAAGGTTTCAAAAGACTTCTTTTGCTTCGCTGTATTTTCAACCTTAAATTCCTTAACGGTTAGTGCTTTTAACTCTTCTTCAAAAGTTAAAAATGTTCCGCTTAAACACACTAAAAATAGAATAATACCACTACCAATTCCCATCCATAAATGAATGTCATTAGTAAATTTTCTAAATGTGTATGCCTTTTTTTTCTTAGTCATATTTCCTTGTTTTTAAAACGAATAGCTTAAAACACCAGCTACCGTTCTAGGATCTGTCTGGTTTATAAAACGTGTTCTGTAGGCATTGTAACCTATTTCATTAAACACATTGTTAAGTAACAAACGAGCATTCCAATGCTTTTTGAATTTATAGGCTGCCTGTAAATTTACTAATGTATAAGCTTCAACTTCAAAAGGTTTTTGGTTTGGCACAATACCTTCGTGACTTACTGCGCCTGTAGACCAATCGTTAATTGGTCGTTCTCCTGTGTAGTAAGCTCCACCACCGATTGATAGGCCTTTTAAAGCATTTACAAATTTATAATCTAAATACACATTTGCAGTATGTTTTGGTGTGTTTAAAGGTGATGACCCATATACAAAAGAGGTATGCTCCTTGTACTGTGCATCTATATAAGAATAGCCAGCTACAGCGGTAAGGTTTTCTAAAATACGTCCCGTAAGTTCTACTTCTATACCTTGCCTTTGGTCGTTTCCACCTTTTTCAAAAAATCCTGTGGCTACAAAGTTTTCATCATAAACAGGTAGGTTTATGTTCTTATTATTAATTTTAAAATACGTGGCATTAAAACGTAAACGATCGTCATACCAACTGGTTTTTATACCTGCTTCAAATTGATCAAAACGTTCATTTCCTAAAGCATTACCATTTGCATCTACTCTCGTGCCAGTTCTTGGATATGCACTGTTAGTATAAGATGCAAAGACATTTATATTTTTAACAGGCGAAATTACAACACCACCTAAAGGTGTAAATGCATTACTATTAATTGTTTCGTCTCCAGAAATAGTTTCGGTAGTACTATATCTAATTCCTAAAAACGTGTCCAACCAAGGTGTCCAGGATACTACATCTTGTGCAACAAATCCTAAAGAAGTTGCTTGTGAGGTGCTTGCGTTACTATCTTCAAAATTTATGTTTGGTAACGTGTTTGTATTGTTCTGAAATACATTAATTGTATCTACTGCTGAAACTGTAAAGTTTCCTAATGAAGTTTTGTTGGTTCTGTAATCTACACCTACTTGAAATACGTGCTTTAATTTTCCTGTATATACATTATCTCCAATAACATCTATTTGAAAAACACTGTTGTCATCTTCCCTATATGCATTAGAATAACCTCTTGTTCTAAGGTTATACTGCACCTCTTCATTTACTGTAACTGCGCTTCCTAAACTAGCACCTTTGTCTTCTAACTCTAATTCAGATTTGTAAAATGCTGTTTTTAACGTTAGTTTATCTGTTAACTCGCGATCAAATCTTACAGCATAGGTTGTATTTTTAGTTACAGAACGGTCATTCTCAAACCCTAAAAATTGATCATACGGTAAATCGTAAATTGCGTTGGTATCATTTTCGGCTAAATTTACGGTACCAACATCTGGAGTTCTGCTATCGTAAAAATGATCTAACTCTACAGTTACTTTAGTTTTTTCATCCACTTTCCATTGAAACGAAGGATTAACATAAAAACGTTGAGAAGAAACGCCATCTCTAAAACTATCTGCGCGCTCAACAGCACCATTTATTCTATAAGCCACTGTTTCCTTTTCATTAAAAGGTCCAAAAACATCTACTGTAGTTCTGGCTTGCCCATAACTTCCTATACGCTGTGCCACTTGACCACCAAAACGATATTTAGGTGTTTTAGTTACAATATTTATTACGCCACCAGGACTTCCTAAATCTGTAGCGACACCTTGTGTAATAGAAGAAGCTCCTTTTAAAACCTGAATATTATCTACACCTTGCATGTCTGTTAAAACACCTACACCTCTAAAGTCTGAATGCACTCTAACTCCATTTTTAAGAATAGGAATACCTCTAAAACCACGTGAAGACATACTTTCTCGTTTATTACCATAGGTAGCAAACGTATAAACGCCAGGTACATTTTTAGTAGCTTCTGATATTGTAAGTGCACCTTGATTCTCTATAAGTTTTTCTGAAATCACAGAAATACTTTGTATTTGTTCATAAGGTTCAAGCGGTAAACGTGTGAGAGCCTCAATTTTATCTGGATGACTACTGCGACGACCAAATACTTCAACTT
This region of Croceibacter atlanticus HTCC2559 genomic DNA includes:
- a CDS encoding catalase, which encodes MSDKENLQPDSNSKTDQLSSYTKDSEGKNLTTNQGLKVNDTNNSLKAGERGSTLLEDFLLREKITSFDHERIPERIVHARGSAAHGHFELYKSIEKYTKAGLFTDTSKKTPVFVRFSTVAGSKGSPDLARDVRGFAVKFYTEEGTWDLVGNNMPIFFIQDAMKFPDLIHSVKPEPNNEIPQAASAHDTFYDFVSHAPETLHNHIWAMSDRAIPRSYRMMEGFGIHTFRFINKEGKSHFVKFHWKPVLGVHSVTWEEAVKINGVDADFHRRDLWEAIEAGQYPEWEFGIQVVPEEDEHKYDFDLLDPTKLIPEDMVPVEIVGKMTLNRNPSNFFAETEQVAFLPGHIIPGLDFTNDPLLQGRLFSYRDTQLSRLGSPNFHQIPINRPVTPAHNNQRDGHMQTEIPKGQTAYFPNTLGGGCPHLAKMAEGGFTSYEERIDAKKVRTRSESFSDHFSQPALFYRSLEEWEKKHVANAYSFELGKCNQKHIKERMLWLINQIDEDLANTVSENLGLSIPDDIEQPINQSIGADADVEKFQPSAKKVYLEKDKSLSQAHTKFDSIATRQIAVLAANGFSMDDFKTFTDALEDEGAVCKIIAPHGGTIKCDQDMDHEVDAAISTTESVLFDAIFVPGGKDSVDKLLKTGKYSKFISEAFKHCKAIAVCNEGEELLKNSYIKSYDDDKAVFVNGKPKNFIDAIAQHRNWDRMEAASDIPV
- a CDS encoding PepSY-associated TM helix domain-containing protein codes for the protein MTKKKKAYTFRKFTNDIHLWMGIGSGIILFLVCLSGTFLTFEEELKALTVKEFKVENTAKQKKSFETLFTNLSQEGSINRVTVPDDNSKPLEFNIKTSPKERRGSTFYVDPYSGNYEKAQKSYLDGFFMTMFKMHRWLLLDTKIGRPIVGVATIIFLFLAISGVILWFPKKWKWKAFKPGFKIKFSANWKRINHDLHNTLGFYACIFLVIMCLTGLCWSFVWYKDAGSAVLGAKVFGNRGGGQTINSQVTNENEQIPVENILSIANDIFDYEGKTTITLPKTATDTYSITKRKVSGWSPVTSDKLIIDVDGTVLKEEWFNDKPLNVQIASLIKPIHTGQIFGTFSKIIYFIACLIATSLPITGTIIWLNKLKKKRKRKLKK
- a CDS encoding TonB-dependent receptor, whose protein sequence is MKRLLLLTNLLLINFAFSQDYASIQGKIVGANNQPIPFANVYIKALKQGTMANENGLFQLNTIKTGDLELQSSAVGFKTQITPIVLSTSGLKNIIITLQPDASLNQVEVFGRRSSHPDKIEALTRLPLEPYEQIQSISVISEKLIENQGALTISEATKNVPGVYTFATYGNKRESMSSRGFRGIPILKNGVRVHSDFRGVGVLTDMQGVDNIQVLKGASSITQGVATDLGSPGGVINIVTKTPKYRFGGQVAQRIGSYGQARTTVDVFGPFNEKETVAYRINGAVERADSFRDGVSSQRFYVNPSFQWKVDEKTKVTVELDHFYDSRTPDVGTVNLAENDTNAIYDLPYDQFLGFENDRSVTKNTTYAVRFDRELTDKLTLKTAFYKSELELEDKGASLGSAVTVNEEVQYNLRTRGYSNAYREDDNSVFQIDVIGDNVYTGKLKHVFQVGVDYRTNKTSLGNFTVSAVDTINVFQNNTNTLPNINFEDSNASTSQATSLGFVAQDVVSWTPWLDTFLGIRYSTTETISGDETINSNAFTPLGGVVISPVKNINVFASYTNSAYPRTGTRVDANGNALGNERFDQFEAGIKTSWYDDRLRFNATYFKINNKNINLPVYDENFVATGFFEKGGNDQRQGIEVELTGRILENLTAVAGYSYIDAQYKEHTSFVYGSSPLNTPKHTANVYLDYKFVNALKGLSIGGGAYYTGERPINDWSTGAVSHEGIVPNQKPFEVEAYTLVNLQAAYKFKKHWNARLLLNNVFNEIGYNAYRTRFINQTDPRTVAGVLSYSF